One segment of Carassius auratus strain Wakin chromosome 2, ASM336829v1, whole genome shotgun sequence DNA contains the following:
- the LOC113118754 gene encoding LOW QUALITY PROTEIN: von Willebrand factor C domain-containing protein 2-like (The sequence of the model RefSeq protein was modified relative to this genomic sequence to represent the inferred CDS: inserted 2 bases in 1 codon), whose product MGMAVLWRSPVSFLHGWLTLVVCGQSALAFSVAGQQEITCEANGSIYYVGEWYFLDSDHCTQCECTAEGSACARTECTSLPAACIHVSHYPTDCCPRCEKIGCEYGGXYELGQQFQPSACEQCTCHSDGIARCQVADCAPPPCVNPIYQKGKCCPQCKDGPNCYVNASRTQVIPGGEPVWVDSCTKCRCHDGQDAGYWEGNRLATCSHVRNCQPDEGIN is encoded by the exons ATGGGCATGGCTGTACTCTGGCGCTCCCCGGTGAGTTTTCTTCATGGCTGGCTTACCCTAGTGGTCTGCGGCCAGAGTGCTTTGGCTTTTTCGGTCGCTGGACAACAGGAGATAACCTGTGAGGCGAACGGCAGTATTTATTATGTGGGCGAATGGTACTTTTTAGACTCAGATCATTGCACCCAGTGCGAATGTACAGCAGAAGGGTCTGCTTGCGCGCGGACTGAGTGCACATCACTGCCTGCCGCCTGCATCCATGTCAGCCATTACCCGACAGACTGCTGCCCGAGGTGCGAGAAGATCGGCTGTGAGTACGGGGG CTACGAACTGGGCCAGCAATTTCAG CCGTCAGCATGTGAGCAGTGCACCTGTCACAGCGACGGCATCGCCCGCTGTCAGGTAGCAGACTGTGCCCCTCCACCATGTGTTAATCCAATCTATCAGAAAGGGAAATGCTGCCCTCAGTGCAAGGATG GGCCAAACTGTTACGTGAATGCCTCTAGGACCCAAGTGATCCCTGGAGGAGAGCCAGTGTGGGTCGACTCCTGTACTAAATGTCGCTGTCATGATGGTCAGGATGCAGGTTATTGGGAAGGCAACCGCTTGGCAACGTGTTCCCATGTGCGCAACTGCCAGCCCGACGAGGGGATTAACTGA